A genomic window from Chanodichthys erythropterus isolate Z2021 chromosome 1, ASM2448905v1, whole genome shotgun sequence includes:
- the si:ch211-132p1.2 gene encoding proteinase-activated receptor 4: protein MTFVFISRLLFLQILLIVLHVSSASEENRSNFSPKGRSLPLINDTLLDHHKEQFQSYRTKLVVPLLCLLAFFIGLPTNTLALWVLVLRTKKLPSTILLINLTICDLLLLLVLPFRIVYHFVGNNWTFGEPFCRIVMALFYGNMYGSVVCLALIAVDRYVALVHPFGAKTLRSNKNSVCMSVLVWIVVVAAAVPLLASKQSYEIKSLSITTCHDALPPEQQEKYSLPYFATLFSLCFLVPLLVVLFCYSAVLRTLMAEGQRFAHAVRVTVLMLMVFIACLLPSNILMLLHYSKLDFANNHLYVPYLITLSLSTFNSCIDPFIFYYVSKDFRKRLWEVLKCSGSDSESSSESKTKMTLLSKMSRTEGSLN from the exons atgacatttgtttttatttctcgaTTGCTTTTTCTCCAAATCCTTCTAATTGTTCTTCATGTCTCATCAGCTTCAGAGGAGAATAGGTCCAACTTTTCTCCCA AGGGGAGGAGCCTTCCTTTGATCAATGATACCCTACTAGACCATCATAAGGAGCAGTTCCAGAGCTACAGGACTAAACTAGTGGTTCCTCTTCTCTGCCTCTTGGCCTTTTTCATCGGGCTTCCCACAAACACATTAGCCCTATGGGTGCTGGTCTTGCGAACCAAAAAGCTCCCTTCCACCATTTTGCTGATCAACCTCACCATCTGTGATCTCCTGCTACTGCTGGTGCTCCCCTTTCGTATTGTCTACCACTTCGTAGGCAACAACTGGACATTTGGAGAACCATTCTGTCGAATTGTAATGGCACTCTTCTATGGAAACATGTACGGCTCAGTAGTGTGTCTGGCATTGATTGCTGTGGATCGCTATGTAGCTCTTGTTCACCCTTTTGGTGCCAAGACACTTCGTAGTAACAAGAACTCAGTCTGTATGAGTGTTTTGGTTTGGATAGtagttgttgctgctgctgtgccTCTGTTAGCCTCAAAACAGTcttatgagataaaaagcctTTCAATAACAACCTGCCATGATGCACTGCCTCCAGAACAGCAAGAAAAGTACTCCCTGCCGTACTTTGCTACTCTCTTCTCCCTCTGCTTCCTGGTTCCACTACTGGTTGTGCTGTTCTGCTATTCTGCAGTGTTACGTACCCTTATGGCTGAAGGCCAGCGTTTTGCTCATGCAGTTAGAGTGACTGTGCTGATGTTGATGGTTTTTATTGCTTGCCTGTTGCCTAGCAACATTCTCATGCTGTTGCATTACTCCAAATTGGACTTCGCTAATAATCACCTCTATGTTCCGTACCTGATCACTTTGTCTCTCAGCACCTTCAACAGCTGCATTGAtcctttcattttttattatgtgtCTAAGGATTTCCGAAAGAGGTTATGGGAGGTTCTCAAGTgttctgggtctgattcggagTCCTCCTCTGAATCTAAGACAAAAATGACCTTACTATCAAAGATGAGCAGGACTGAAGGATCTTTAAATTGA
- the LOC137016949 gene encoding leukocyte cell-derived chemotaxin-2-like: MRLYILLSFLLLAVSCSSCVDASQVKFGTLCRGNPSNHNRGCDKKYGCGNYGASRGNRKHMGLDIVCADGDTVVAPFDVKLNGKAAPYIKNNAINDGINLSGEGLCFKLFYVKPDRYTGTLKKGQKIGSLLPMQSVYPGITSHVHVQMCDKSDPTKYF; this comes from the exons ATGAGACTTTACATCCTTCTCAGTTTTCTGCTTTTGGCTG TGAGTTGCAGCTCTTGTGTTGATGCTAGCCAAG TGAAATTTGGCACCCTCTGCAGAGGTAACCCAAGTAACCATAATAGAGGATGTGATAAAAAGTATGGCTGTGGAAACTATGGAGCCAGCCG TGGGAATCGGAAACATATGGGTCTTGACATTGTGTGTGCTGATGGAGACACAGTTGTTGCTCCATTTGATGTGAAGCTGAATGGCAAAGCTGCACCATACATAAAGAACAATGCTATCAATGATGGCATTAACTTGAGCGGAGAAG GTCTCTGCTTCAAGCTGTTCTACGTTAAGCCAGACCGTTACACTGGGACACTGAAAAAAGGGCAGAAGATCGGAAGTCTGCTCCCAATGCAGAGCGTTTATCCTGGCATCACTTCCCATGTTCATGTTCAAATGTGTGATAAATCAGATCCCACAAAGTACTTCTAA
- the LOC137016963 gene encoding leukocyte cell-derived chemotaxin-2-like, translating to MRLYILLGFLLLAVFCSSLVDARQVKFGTLCSRNPSNHKRRCDGKYGCGHYGASRGNRKHMGLDIVCADGDTVVAPFDVKLNGRSKPYSQNNAINDGINLSGQGLCFKLFYVKPDRYTGTLKKGQRIGRMLPMQRVYPGITSHVHVQMCDRSDPTKYF from the exons ATGAGACTTTACATCCTTCTCGGTTTTCTGCTTTTGGCAG TGTTTTGCAGCTCTCTTGTTGATGCTAGACAAG TGAAATTTGGCACCCTCTGCAGTCGTAACCCAAGTAATCATAAAAGAAGATGTGATGGAAAGTATGGCTGTGGACACTATGGAGCCAGCCG TGGGAATCGGAAACATATGGGTCTTGACATTGTGTGTGCTGATGGAGACACAGTTGTTGCTCCATTTGATGTGAAGTTAAATGGCAGATCTAAACCATACTCACAGAACAACGCTATCAATGATGGCATTAACTTGAGCGGACAAG GTCTCTGCTTCAAGCTGTTCTACGTTAAGCCAGACCGTTACACTGGGACCCTAAAGAAAGGGCAGAGGATCGGACGTATGCTCCCAATGCAGAGGGTTTATCCTGGCATCACttctcatgttcacgttcaaaTGTGTGACAGATCAGATCCCACCAAGTATTTCTGA